One stretch of Streptomyces sp. NBC_01363 DNA includes these proteins:
- a CDS encoding NAD(P)/FAD-dependent oxidoreductase, with protein MSTTERPRILVVGGGYVGLYAARRILKKMRYGEATVTVVDPRSYMTYQPFLPEAAAGSISPRHVVVPLRRVLPKAEVLTGRVTTIDQDRKVATVAPLVGEAYELPFDYLVIAMGAVSRTFPIPGLAEQGIGMKGIEEAIGLRNHVLEQLDKADSTTDEDVRRRALTFVFVGGGFAGAETIGEVEDMARDAAKYYTNVKREDMRFILVDAADKILPEVGPKLGTWGREHLESRGVEVFLSTSMDSCVDGHVVLKNGLEVDSNTIVWTAGVKPNPALARFGLPLGPRGHVDTSEKLQVQGTDYIWAAGDNAQVPDMVGRKAGNPNAWCPPNAQHALRQAKVLGDNVISGMRGFPQKDYSHANKGAVAGLGLHKGVAMIVMGKMKIKLKGRLAWYMHRGYHGMAMPTWNRKIRIFADWTLAMFLKREVVSLGAMETPREEFYEAAKPAPAPAAAKAEGEKAKAS; from the coding sequence ATGAGCACCACGGAGCGTCCCAGGATCCTCGTAGTAGGCGGTGGGTACGTAGGCCTGTACGCAGCTCGACGCATTCTCAAGAAGATGCGCTACGGCGAGGCGACCGTCACGGTCGTCGACCCGCGCTCGTACATGACGTACCAGCCCTTCCTCCCCGAAGCTGCTGCCGGCAGCATCTCGCCTCGGCATGTCGTCGTCCCGCTGCGACGCGTACTGCCGAAGGCCGAGGTGCTCACCGGCCGCGTCACGACCATCGATCAGGACCGCAAGGTCGCCACGGTCGCGCCGCTCGTCGGCGAGGCCTACGAGCTGCCCTTCGACTACCTGGTCATCGCGATGGGCGCGGTCTCCCGCACCTTCCCGATCCCCGGCCTCGCCGAGCAGGGCATCGGCATGAAGGGCATCGAGGAGGCCATCGGCCTGCGCAACCACGTCCTCGAGCAGCTGGACAAGGCCGACTCGACGACCGACGAGGACGTCCGCCGCAGGGCGCTGACGTTCGTCTTCGTGGGCGGCGGCTTCGCCGGTGCGGAGACCATCGGCGAGGTCGAGGACATGGCCCGCGACGCGGCGAAGTACTACACGAACGTGAAGCGCGAGGACATGCGCTTCATCCTCGTCGACGCCGCCGACAAGATCCTTCCCGAGGTCGGGCCGAAGCTGGGCACCTGGGGCCGGGAGCACCTGGAGTCCCGTGGTGTCGAGGTCTTCCTCTCGACCTCCATGGACTCCTGCGTCGACGGTCACGTCGTCCTGAAGAACGGCCTCGAGGTCGACTCCAACACCATCGTGTGGACGGCCGGCGTGAAGCCGAACCCGGCGCTGGCCCGCTTCGGCCTGCCGCTCGGTCCGCGCGGTCACGTGGACACCTCCGAGAAGCTCCAGGTGCAGGGCACCGACTACATCTGGGCCGCGGGCGACAACGCCCAGGTTCCGGACATGGTCGGCCGCAAGGCCGGCAACCCGAACGCCTGGTGCCCGCCCAACGCGCAGCACGCGCTGCGGCAGGCCAAGGTCCTCGGCGACAACGTCATCTCCGGGATGCGCGGCTTCCCGCAGAAGGACTACAGCCACGCCAACAAGGGTGCGGTCGCCGGTCTGGGGCTGCACAAGGGCGTCGCGATGATCGTCATGGGCAAGATGAAGATCAAGCTCAAGGGACGCCTCGCCTGGTACATGCACCGTGGCTACCACGGCATGGCGATGCCGACCTGGAACCGTAAGATCCGGATCTTCGCCGACTGGACCCTTGCGATGTTCCTCAAGCGCGAGGTCGTCTCGCTCGGCGCGATGGAGACGCCGCGCGAGGAGTTCTACGAGGCCGCCAAGCCGGCCCCGGCACCGGCCGCCGCCAAGGCCGAGGGCGAGAAGGCCAAGGCCTCCTAG
- a CDS encoding cyclopropane-fatty-acyl-phospholipid synthase family protein — MADAALRLTALAEELLGEKLPVRIRAWDGSESGPPGAPVLVIRNRRALRRLLWKPGELGLARAWVAGELDIEGDLYEALDLMASLIWERGADAKDSVHPVRDPGVRAFAKGLLQLAGPWPPPPPPPEEVRRRTGTLHTRRRDKEAISHHYDVGNDFYELVLGPSMVYSCAYWEDGGNLEDAQRDKLDLVCRKLALKEGDRLLDVGCGWGSMAMHAAREYGARVTGVTLSVEQAAFARKRIAEAGLTDRIEIRVQDYRDVRDGPYDAISSIGMAEHVGSARFREYADDLYALLKPGGRLLNHQIARRPEKDESAYHVDDFIDAYVFPDGELAPLGRTVATLEEAGFEARDVESLREHYALTLRRWVANLEKHWDRAVRMTSPGRARVWRLYMAASALSFEHNKIGVNQILVVRPAAGGSSRMPLRARDWTASATG; from the coding sequence ATGGCAGACGCCGCGTTGCGGCTGACCGCTCTCGCCGAGGAGTTGCTGGGAGAAAAGCTGCCGGTCCGTATCCGGGCCTGGGACGGCAGCGAATCCGGACCGCCCGGGGCCCCCGTACTTGTGATCCGGAACCGCCGCGCGCTGCGCCGGCTGCTCTGGAAGCCGGGCGAACTGGGCCTGGCCCGCGCCTGGGTGGCGGGCGAGCTCGACATCGAAGGCGATCTCTACGAGGCCCTGGACCTGATGGCCTCACTGATCTGGGAACGCGGGGCCGACGCCAAGGACAGCGTCCACCCGGTCCGCGACCCCGGGGTACGGGCCTTCGCCAAGGGGCTGCTGCAACTGGCCGGCCCCTGGCCCCCGCCGCCCCCGCCGCCCGAGGAGGTGCGCCGCCGCACCGGCACCCTCCACACCAGGCGTCGCGACAAGGAGGCCATCAGCCACCACTACGACGTGGGCAACGACTTCTACGAACTGGTCCTCGGCCCGTCCATGGTCTACTCCTGCGCCTATTGGGAGGACGGCGGAAACCTTGAGGACGCCCAGCGCGACAAGCTCGACCTGGTCTGCCGCAAGCTCGCGCTGAAGGAGGGCGACCGCCTCCTCGACGTCGGCTGCGGCTGGGGCTCCATGGCCATGCACGCCGCCCGCGAGTACGGCGCCCGGGTCACCGGAGTGACCCTCTCCGTCGAACAGGCCGCCTTCGCCAGGAAGCGCATCGCGGAAGCGGGACTGACCGACCGGATCGAGATCCGGGTCCAGGACTACCGGGACGTCAGGGACGGCCCGTACGACGCCATCTCGTCCATCGGCATGGCGGAACACGTCGGCTCGGCCCGCTTCCGCGAGTACGCCGACGACCTCTACGCACTCCTCAAGCCCGGCGGCCGGCTGCTCAACCACCAGATCGCCCGCCGCCCCGAGAAGGACGAGTCCGCGTACCACGTGGACGACTTCATCGACGCCTATGTCTTCCCGGACGGTGAACTGGCCCCGTTGGGCCGGACCGTGGCCACCCTCGAAGAGGCCGGCTTCGAGGCCCGCGACGTCGAGTCGCTCCGCGAGCACTACGCGCTGACCCTGCGCCGCTGGGTGGCCAACCTGGAGAAGCACTGGGACCGCGCGGTCCGGATGACCTCGCCCGGACGGGCCAGGGTCTGGCGCCTCTACATGGCCGCCTCCGCCCTCTCCTTCGAGCACAACAAGATCGGCGTCAACCAGATCCTCGTGGTGCGTCCGGCGGCGGGCGGGTCCTCCCGCATGCCGCTGCGGGCCCGCGACTGGACGGCGTCCGCGACCGGCTGA